In a single window of the Nocardioides sp. L-11A genome:
- a CDS encoding SDR family oxidoreductase, with protein MTAAGRTALVTGAGGGIGAAIVRRLVADGMRVRATDVRPVAEVALPEGAEYVPFDLLSGDPRDLLAGWDSLDHLVNAAGVALFDDDGSFLETSEEVWETTMGVNLHALRRLTAAAVPLVRNGRGRSIVHVASTAGVRGMDSPLDAYQVSKAAVVSLSRSLALQLGPEGIRCNTVCPGAVLTPMIDFLYERSPERRLDMESRTPLRRLGLPDDIAGAVAFLLSDDAAFVTATDLVVDGGWTAQIK; from the coding sequence ATGACCGCCGCCGGCCGCACCGCGCTCGTCACCGGGGCGGGCGGCGGGATCGGGGCGGCGATCGTGCGCCGCCTGGTCGCCGACGGGATGCGGGTGCGCGCGACCGATGTCCGTCCCGTCGCTGAGGTGGCCCTGCCGGAGGGGGCGGAGTACGTCCCCTTCGACCTGCTGTCCGGGGATCCCCGCGACCTGCTCGCCGGCTGGGACAGCCTGGACCATCTCGTGAACGCGGCCGGGGTCGCCCTCTTCGACGACGACGGCTCGTTCCTGGAGACCTCCGAGGAGGTCTGGGAGACGACGATGGGCGTCAATCTCCATGCCCTGCGCCGGCTGACCGCCGCGGCGGTCCCCCTGGTGCGCAACGGCCGTGGGCGCAGCATCGTGCACGTGGCCAGCACCGCCGGCGTCCGTGGCATGGACTCTCCGCTCGACGCCTACCAGGTGAGCAAGGCCGCGGTGGTCTCGCTCTCGCGCTCGCTGGCGCTCCAGCTGGGGCCCGAGGGCATCCGCTGCAACACGGTGTGCCCGGGCGCCGTGCTCACGCCGATGATCGACTTCCTGTACGAGCGCTCGCCCGAGCGCCGCCTCGACATGGAGAGTCGGACGCCCCTGCGCCGCCTCGGCCTGCCGGACGACATCGCCGGCGCCGTGGCCTTCCTGCTCTCCGACGACGCCGCCTTCGTGACCGCGACCGATCTGGTCGTGGACGGCGGCTGGACGGCCCAGATCAAGTAG
- a CDS encoding alpha/beta hydrolase, with protein sequence MPQPLHPLAQKLIDDAHASPRPNAHLLPVAEARANFDGDLGGLAKPPVARVVDVVVPTRDGAELPGRLFLPDGAGDLPLTVYFHGGGWLLGSIESHETTTRLLALASGAAVLSVGYRRGPESRFPTAAEDAYDAVVWAAEPGHLPGVDVTRIAVAGDSAGGNLAAATALALRASGAVALRHQLLVYPVTTCDLSIGFDADYEGIMLYRDELQWHQDNYLASPADATDPRVAVLDADLAGLPEATVVLAECDPIRPQGALFAKALADAGVPVEVCETPGMIHGFFGLEELFPTAVDSMRFAGERLAAAFSRDGS encoded by the coding sequence ATGCCCCAGCCGCTGCACCCCCTCGCCCAGAAGCTCATCGACGACGCCCACGCCTCGCCGCGCCCGAACGCGCACCTGCTGCCGGTGGCGGAGGCCCGGGCCAACTTCGACGGCGACCTCGGCGGCCTCGCCAAGCCCCCGGTCGCCCGGGTGGTCGACGTCGTCGTCCCGACCCGGGACGGCGCGGAGCTGCCGGGACGCCTGTTCCTCCCGGACGGCGCGGGCGACCTGCCGCTGACCGTCTACTTCCACGGTGGCGGGTGGCTGCTGGGCAGCATCGAGTCGCACGAGACGACGACCCGGCTCCTGGCGCTGGCCTCGGGTGCCGCGGTCCTCAGCGTGGGCTACCGGCGCGGGCCGGAGTCCCGCTTCCCGACCGCCGCCGAGGACGCGTACGACGCGGTCGTCTGGGCGGCCGAGCCCGGTCACCTGCCCGGGGTCGACGTGACCCGGATCGCCGTCGCCGGCGACAGCGCCGGCGGCAACCTCGCCGCGGCCACGGCCCTCGCGCTGCGCGCGTCGGGTGCTGTCGCCCTGCGTCACCAGCTGCTGGTCTACCCGGTCACGACCTGCGACCTGAGCATCGGCTTCGACGCCGACTACGAGGGCATCATGCTCTACCGCGACGAGCTGCAGTGGCACCAGGACAACTACCTGGCCTCGCCCGCCGACGCGACCGACCCGCGGGTCGCCGTACTCGACGCCGACCTGGCCGGCCTTCCCGAGGCGACGGTGGTCCTGGCCGAGTGCGACCCGATCCGCCCGCAGGGCGCACTCTTCGCGAAGGCGCTGGCCGACGCGGGCGTCCCGGTCGAGGTGTGCGAGACGCCGGGCATGATCCACGGCTTCTTCGGCCTGGAGGAACTGTTCCCGACCGCGGTCGACTCGATGCGCTTCGCCGGCGAGCGGCTCGCGGCGGCGTTCTCGCGGGACGGCTCCTGA